In Cumulibacter soli, the genomic window GCTCACGTTGCAGCAGGGCCTGAAGTTCTCCGACGGAACCGCACTGGACGCCGAAGCGGTGAAGTTCAACCTGGACCGCGCACGCGGTGAGGACAGCAAAATCGCCGGCGACCTGTCCATGGTCGAATCCGTTGACATCGTCGACGAGCAGACCATCGAGTTGACGACCAACGGGGCGATCGGCGGCCTGCCGACCGCCCTAGCGACTTCCTCGGGAATCATGGTCTCCCCGGCCGCGGTCAAGGCCGGGACGCTCGAGACGAAGCCCGTCGGAATCGGTCCGTACATCGCCACCAACATCACCTCTGGCGACAGCGTCGAGTTCGAGAAAACGCCCGATTATTGGGATCCCGACGCGCAGCACGTCGAAAGCATGACCTACCAGACGATGTCCGACGACCAGACCCGGATGAACGCGTTGAAGTCGGGTGAGGTTGACGGTGCGGCAATCCGCACCGATTCGATCGACGAGATCGGCGAGGCCGGATTCACGCCCGTCGTGAAGCCGTCCTCGCTATTCCTGTACCTCATGCTGAACACGGCGAAAGAACCCTTCGACAAGCCTGAAGTACGCCGGGCCCTGAACATGTCGATCAATCGCGAGGAGATCTCCCAGGGCCTCTACAACGGGTACTGCACGCCGCAGGTACACCCCTTCCCCGAAAGCGGTCCCGGCTACCCCGATGACATCGGCGACGGACTCGACGACCTGCCGTACGACCCCGAGAAAGCCAAGGAGATGCTGAGCGACGCCGGCGTGACCGAGCCGGTGAACATGGTGATCTCGGCGTCCAACATCACCATCTACACCCAGTTCGCCGAAGTCATCCAGCAGCAACTCGCCGAGGTCGGTTTCGATATGGACGTGCATTCACTGCCACCGGGCCCACAGGTGCAGGAGTTCGCGATCGACAAGACCGCCGAAACCTTGGTGTCCATGTCGACCGGGATCAACGATCCCAGCGTGATCGGCCAGCGTTATCTCTCGCCGGATGCACTGTTCAACCCGGGCTTCGCCGAGTACCCCAAACTCGACGAACTCTGGGCAGAGGGTTCCTCCTCGCTGGATCCCGCCGTCCGCGAACCCGCCTACGAGAAGTACGTCGAGGAATGGATCGCAAACCCACCGCATCTGATTCCGGTATGCCTGGTACACAACGCATCGGCGTACACCGACGCCGTCTCCGGCGTCACTCAGCAGTCCAACGGCTTCCCCGGATTGCGCGGTGTTGCCGTTGCCGAGGAGTAGTTACCGCATGAATCGCGCCGGGCTGAGCCGCGAGCTCAGCCCGGTGGGGTCCTGCTCTCCGCCGAGGATCGACACGGCGAGATGAGCTGCGGCCGGAGCACTCTGGATTCCGTACCCGCCCTGGCCCGCGAACCAGAAGAAGCCGTCCACCAGCGGATCGAATCCGATCACCGGGAGCCGGTCTGCGGAGAAACTCCGCAGTCCCGCCCACGACGTGCGCACGTTTCGGACCTGCAAGTCGGTGGCCTCGTTGATCGCCTCGATCGCGCGGGCGATATCGACGTCCTGCGGGCGGACGTCATGCGGCTGGTCGAGGGTCTCGTCCGCTGGTGAGCACAGGAAGTCCTCTCCCTCGGGTTTGATGTAGAACGTGTTGTCGATATCGGCCGTCATCGGCACCCGGGCACCGGTCGCCGTAGCGCCGGGGACGGTGAACAGCGTTCGCCGAAGCGGCTGCAAGCCCACGGTCGCCGCGCCGTGCATCGCCGCGACGACATCCGCCCACGCTCCG contains:
- a CDS encoding ABC transporter substrate-binding protein — encoded protein: MKRSLKLASGLAAFSLLLAGCGDAPDKAAEPSNEYGDTIELANDFDPNGHFDWANASYVSSWDPNQSINGGDMIWYEQIYDRLLREDLNGQIEPMLASEFTPSEDGKTLTLTLQQGLKFSDGTALDAEAVKFNLDRARGEDSKIAGDLSMVESVDIVDEQTIELTTNGAIGGLPTALATSSGIMVSPAAVKAGTLETKPVGIGPYIATNITSGDSVEFEKTPDYWDPDAQHVESMTYQTMSDDQTRMNALKSGEVDGAAIRTDSIDEIGEAGFTPVVKPSSLFLYLMLNTAKEPFDKPEVRRALNMSINREEISQGLYNGYCTPQVHPFPESGPGYPDDIGDGLDDLPYDPEKAKEMLSDAGVTEPVNMVISASNITIYTQFAEVIQQQLAEVGFDMDVHSLPPGPQVQEFAIDKTAETLVSMSTGINDPSVIGQRYLSPDALFNPGFAEYPKLDELWAEGSSSLDPAVREPAYEKYVEEWIANPPHLIPVCLVHNASAYTDAVSGVTQQSNGFPGLRGVAVAEE